The Mesomycoplasma ovipneumoniae genome includes a region encoding these proteins:
- a CDS encoding MG284/MPN403 family protein codes for MDDFRKPARSLRKKLKDPSEWTFVQKKSLVAFLFLYHKTNKLHSQKEKVYETLGITNKNDDLPISAIDRALSLLEPRYTKLLIKEFIDNDRNWIKKYWSKSTYYKNMHKAIDQFIIILNL; via the coding sequence ATGGATGATTTCCGTAAACCTGCAAGATCATTGCGAAAAAAATTAAAAGATCCATCAGAATGGACATTTGTTCAAAAAAAATCACTAGTTGCTTTCTTATTCCTATACCATAAAACTAATAAACTCCACTCACAAAAAGAAAAAGTTTATGAAACTTTAGGAATTACAAATAAAAATGATGATTTACCAATTTCAGCGATTGATAGAGCTCTTTCACTCTTAGAACCTAGATATACCAAGCTTTTAATCAAAGAATTTATCGATAATGACCGTAATTGAATTAAAAAATACTGGTCAAAATCAACATATTATAAAAATATGCACAAAGCAATCGACCAATTTATTATAATTTTAAATCTTTAG
- the obgE gene encoding GTPase ObgE, protein MRFIDQVSIEIQAGRGGDGVISFRREAHVDKGGPDGGDGGNGGSIYFIGDSGLNSLFPFYQTKKIFGNNGENGRSKNRTGANGKDIFVKVPLGTQVFSNNTLICDVVTQKKYLIARGGKGGQGNTRFKNSRNKAPRISENGEEGQKLILQLELKVMADIGLVGKPNAGKSTLLSLISNSKPKIANYEFTTIVPQLGMVKSYNDSFVVADLPGLISGASLGKGMGIVFLKHIERCRAIAHVIDFGSQEKNPIDDFKSINAELANFSQKLLKLNQIIIANKSDLPSFKKNFELFQQEFPEIPVIQASLISNNSAEIQNIKRKMFELILQANQTESIEQTEEKEDFVEYNLEVPFLITNKFPGFYEVSGELIKKIVNKIPLNSQENIFRFNSKIKNIGLWNELLKLGIKSGDTVKIYNFEFQWS, encoded by the coding sequence ATGAGATTTATTGATCAAGTTTCGATAGAAATTCAAGCAGGTAGGGGTGGCGATGGGGTAATATCATTTCGCAGAGAAGCTCATGTTGATAAAGGTGGACCAGATGGAGGCGATGGTGGTAATGGAGGTTCTATTTATTTTATTGGAGATTCTGGTCTAAATTCGTTATTTCCGTTTTATCAAACTAAAAAAATTTTCGGAAATAACGGTGAAAACGGTAGATCAAAAAATAGGACGGGGGCTAATGGCAAGGATATTTTTGTAAAAGTTCCCCTTGGAACACAAGTGTTTTCAAATAACACTTTGATTTGTGATGTAGTAACTCAAAAAAAATATTTGATTGCCCGTGGCGGCAAAGGCGGTCAGGGCAACACCCGTTTTAAGAATTCAAGAAATAAAGCGCCCCGAATATCTGAAAACGGTGAAGAAGGTCAAAAATTAATTCTTCAACTTGAACTCAAAGTCATGGCTGATATTGGTCTAGTTGGGAAACCAAATGCCGGAAAATCGACACTTTTATCATTAATTTCTAACTCTAAACCCAAAATTGCTAACTATGAATTTACAACTATTGTTCCGCAACTGGGCATGGTCAAATCTTACAATGATTCATTTGTTGTCGCAGATTTACCTGGTTTAATTTCAGGAGCAAGTTTGGGAAAAGGAATGGGAATTGTTTTTTTAAAGCATATCGAACGTTGCCGTGCAATTGCTCATGTGATTGACTTTGGTAGCCAAGAAAAAAACCCGATTGATGATTTTAAAAGTATTAACGCCGAGCTAGCTAATTTTAGTCAAAAATTACTAAAACTAAACCAAATAATAATAGCAAATAAATCTGATTTACCCAGTTTTAAAAAAAATTTTGAGCTTTTTCAGCAAGAATTTCCCGAAATTCCTGTAATTCAAGCCAGTTTGATTTCAAATAACAGTGCTGAAATTCAAAATATTAAGAGAAAAATGTTTGAACTTATTTTGCAAGCAAATCAAACCGAAAGTATTGAACAAACAGAAGAAAAGGAAGATTTTGTTGAATATAATCTTGAGGTGCCATTTTTAATTACTAATAAATTTCCAGGATTTTACGAGGTTAGTGGTGAGTTAATTAAAAAAATAGTTAATAAAATACCATTAAATTCCCAGGAAAATATTTTTAGATTTAACTCAAAAATTAAAAATATCGGCTTGTGAAACGAACTTTTAAAACTAGGAATAAAATCAGGGGACACTGTTAAAATTTATAATTTTGAATTTCAATGAAGTTAA